The following are encoded in a window of Deinococcus sp. YIM 134068 genomic DNA:
- a CDS encoding ROK family transcriptional regulator, with translation MRSLKADPATVRSQNRRLILDLLRTEGPLSRIQLAEATGLSTASITIVTAELIGDGWISEQGTTQASSGGGRRPILLNINYDSHFAIGIKIRQERIDAGLTDLSTRVLAHTTLPVTSTAPGDILRDLHTVCTRLLDERGLTFDRLLGIGLALSGIVDFTTGTAVQTPQLGWFDVPIAEMASAHLGVPVWADNDVNAYAVAEHLFGHAKKHQNVLVVTAGRGVGAAFILDGQVFRGRGGGSGEFGHNVIVDGGRLCTCGQHGCLEAYTAEPALISQYAEHRPDLGGMTADLIAEHARDGNEDARALLHDAGTLLGRHVSYLVNTVDPELILFGGEASRLGEAYLAPLQATIRDLAFAGRARNLPFIVDPWTDNTFTPWVRGAASLAVQRAFDLGIV, from the coding sequence ATGCGCAGTCTCAAAGCCGACCCTGCGACCGTCCGATCGCAGAACCGCCGCCTGATCCTCGACCTGCTCCGCACTGAAGGACCCCTCAGCCGCATCCAGCTTGCCGAGGCTACCGGCCTGAGCACGGCGTCCATTACCATCGTCACCGCCGAACTCATCGGGGACGGCTGGATCAGCGAGCAGGGGACGACCCAGGCCAGCAGCGGCGGTGGGCGCCGCCCCATCCTCCTGAACATCAACTACGACTCGCACTTCGCCATCGGCATCAAGATTCGCCAGGAGCGCATCGACGCGGGCCTCACCGACCTCTCCACCCGCGTCCTCGCGCACACCACGCTGCCCGTCACCAGCACCGCCCCAGGGGACATCCTCCGCGACCTCCATACCGTCTGCACTCGCCTGCTCGACGAGCGCGGGCTGACCTTCGACCGGCTGCTCGGCATCGGCCTGGCGCTCTCCGGCATCGTCGACTTCACCACCGGCACCGCCGTGCAGACCCCGCAGCTCGGCTGGTTTGACGTCCCCATCGCGGAGATGGCCAGCGCGCATCTCGGGGTGCCTGTGTGGGCCGACAACGACGTCAACGCCTACGCCGTCGCAGAGCACCTCTTCGGCCACGCCAAAAAACACCAGAACGTTCTCGTCGTCACTGCCGGTCGCGGCGTCGGTGCCGCATTCATCCTCGACGGTCAGGTGTTCCGCGGTCGTGGGGGCGGTTCCGGTGAGTTCGGACACAACGTCATCGTCGACGGGGGCCGCCTGTGCACCTGCGGCCAGCACGGCTGCCTCGAGGCGTACACCGCCGAGCCTGCCCTGATCTCGCAGTACGCCGAACACCGTCCGGACCTCGGCGGTATGACCGCCGACCTCATCGCAGAGCACGCCCGTGACGGCAACGAGGACGCACGCGCCCTCCTGCACGACGCCGGCACGCTCCTCGGGCGGCACGTCTCGTACCTCGTGAACACCGTCGATCCGGAACTCATCCTCTTCGGCGGGGAAGCCTCCCGCCTCGGTGAGGCTTACCTCGCCCCCCTGCAAGCCACCATCCGCGACCTGGCCTTCGCCGGTCGTGCCCGGAATCTCCCGTTCATCGTCGATCCCTGGACCGATAACACCTTCACTCCCTGGGTCCGTGGCGCCGCGAGCCTCGCCGTTCAACGCGCCTTCGACCTGGGCATCGTTTAG
- a CDS encoding DUF6088 family protein, whose translation MRVQSTTEVRRFVERQPEGEPFSPTELLLYGTRASIDQVLSRLTRDGVIERVARGVYVKPKRSRIVGKVPPNPLAVARTYARARGIPVTTPGAQVLAEYGLSTQTPVTPVLSAGVSGKKTLKIGHRQVTLRHAPRYVLRQADTPAGDALAALHHLGRRRADEGHAVLERLNAATFERLLELRPTLPGWLADLITTHARGTSHPGRTRP comes from the coding sequence ATGAGGGTGCAGTCCACTACGGAAGTGCGTCGGTTTGTGGAGCGGCAGCCCGAGGGGGAGCCCTTCTCACCGACGGAACTGTTGCTCTACGGAACGCGCGCGAGCATCGACCAGGTGCTCTCCCGGTTGACCCGCGATGGCGTCATCGAACGCGTAGCGCGCGGCGTGTACGTCAAGCCCAAACGCAGTCGGATCGTCGGCAAGGTTCCGCCCAACCCGCTCGCGGTGGCCAGGACCTACGCGCGTGCCCGTGGGATCCCCGTCACCACTCCGGGAGCGCAAGTGCTCGCCGAGTACGGCCTCAGCACCCAGACCCCCGTGACGCCGGTCCTCAGTGCCGGGGTGAGCGGCAAGAAGACGTTGAAGATCGGCCACCGTCAGGTCACCCTCAGACATGCACCCAGGTACGTGCTGCGCCAGGCGGACACACCTGCGGGTGACGCCCTCGCCGCGCTGCACCACCTGGGGCGCCGCCGCGCGGATGAGGGTCACGCCGTTCTCGAGCGTCTCAACGCCGCCACCTTCGAACGGTTGCTCGAACTGCGTCCTACCCTGCCCGGTTGGCTCGCCGATTTGATCACCACTCATGCGCGCGGGACCTCCCACCCGGGGAGGACTCGACCTTGA
- a CDS encoding nucleotidyl transferase AbiEii/AbiGii toxin family protein, with the protein MNWLTLEPGEQRDVLEAVAAQQNREPVILEKDLWVVWALAQTFVLGSSGVPMAFKGGTSLSKGYAAITRFSEDLDITLGLLGASGRTPADLAAMTRNQRDRAIEELGLQAQAFVQGQILPHLVEEAAALDGRVRVVTEGEPSALQLALHYPTVLPAGAGYIQRRVLLEFGGKNRIEPREQRTIRTYLAEDPEVRAAVELPEATVELLDARRTFWEKLTALQAACAQPQKLHRLTHFSRHLLDLHVLMQRETGPAALADSSLRDDVIATKTVLFRETGVDYADCRTGRAVIVPEGEVLRALEQDYREMEASGMFGVEIVPFPDILATLQQMQEQLGGEAKGDPGDKPDPA; encoded by the coding sequence TTGAACTGGCTGACGTTGGAACCCGGAGAGCAACGTGACGTCCTGGAGGCGGTCGCCGCCCAGCAGAACCGGGAGCCGGTCATCCTGGAGAAGGATCTGTGGGTCGTGTGGGCGCTCGCCCAGACCTTCGTGCTGGGCAGCAGCGGGGTCCCGATGGCGTTCAAGGGCGGGACCAGCCTGTCCAAGGGCTACGCGGCCATCACCCGGTTCAGCGAGGACCTCGACATCACCCTGGGGCTGCTCGGCGCGTCGGGGCGCACACCTGCGGACCTCGCGGCCATGACGCGCAACCAGCGGGACAGGGCCATTGAGGAGTTAGGACTTCAGGCCCAGGCCTTTGTGCAAGGCCAGATCCTCCCCCACCTGGTGGAGGAGGCCGCGGCTCTCGACGGGCGGGTGCGGGTCGTCACGGAGGGAGAGCCCTCCGCCCTGCAGCTGGCCCTGCACTATCCGACCGTGCTGCCGGCGGGTGCCGGGTATATCCAGCGGCGCGTCCTGCTGGAGTTCGGGGGCAAGAACCGCATCGAGCCGCGCGAACAGCGCACCATCCGCACCTACCTCGCCGAGGACCCCGAGGTGCGTGCGGCCGTCGAGCTGCCCGAGGCCACGGTAGAACTTCTGGACGCACGGCGCACCTTCTGGGAGAAGCTGACGGCGCTGCAGGCGGCCTGCGCCCAGCCGCAGAAACTGCACCGGCTGACCCACTTCTCCCGGCACCTGCTTGACCTGCACGTGCTGATGCAGAGGGAGACCGGCCCCGCCGCACTCGCGGACAGCTCCCTGCGGGACGACGTCATCGCCACGAAGACGGTCCTCTTCCGCGAGACGGGCGTGGACTACGCGGATTGCCGCACGGGAAGGGCCGTGATCGTGCCGGAGGGAGAAGTGCTGCGGGCTCTCGAACAGGACTACCGGGAGATGGAGGCCTCCGGGATGTTCGGTGTCGAAATCGTCCCGTTTCCCGACATTCTGGCGACGTTGCAACAGATGCAGGAGCAACTTGGCGGGGAAGCGAAGGGTGACCCCGGCGACAAGCCGGACCCCGCGTAG
- a CDS encoding ParB/RepB/Spo0J family partition protein, which yields MTRKRPTRGLSGLLGDVPDLTRSPQAEQALPVADLRSGSGQPRRAFDEASLEALAASIREQGVLQPLLVRPVDGGHEIVAGERRWRAAQLAGLTEVPVIIRSLDDHQARIAALVENLQRENLNVIDELDAKLALISLALDLTVQEVRPRLLALLREEPGPMQETLNTLFAPLGETWESFTRNKLRILNWPEPLLDAVRAGLPFTLASVIVGVPAEHHARLIELATSGMSRAELRQEVEQLGKASRKGETSPALETGRKLANRHFMSRLSPEDRKAVERWLAKMPPVLRGSAEEGG from the coding sequence ATGACGCGCAAGCGCCCGACGCGCGGGCTCTCCGGCCTGCTCGGTGACGTACCTGACCTCACCCGCTCCCCTCAGGCGGAGCAGGCGCTGCCGGTCGCGGACCTGCGCTCCGGCAGCGGCCAGCCCCGCCGGGCTTTCGACGAGGCCAGCCTGGAGGCGCTGGCCGCCAGCATCCGGGAGCAAGGCGTGCTCCAACCCCTGCTCGTGCGTCCGGTGGATGGCGGGCACGAAATCGTGGCGGGCGAGCGGCGCTGGCGGGCCGCCCAGCTCGCCGGGTTGACAGAGGTGCCGGTCATCATCCGCTCCCTCGACGACCATCAGGCCCGGATCGCGGCCCTGGTCGAGAACCTGCAGCGCGAGAACCTGAACGTCATCGACGAGCTGGACGCGAAACTGGCCCTCATCTCGTTGGCGCTGGATCTCACGGTGCAGGAGGTCCGTCCCCGACTGCTGGCCCTGCTTCGGGAAGAGCCGGGGCCGATGCAGGAAACACTCAACACCCTGTTCGCCCCCCTGGGGGAAACCTGGGAGAGCTTCACGCGGAACAAACTCCGCATCCTCAACTGGCCTGAGCCACTCCTGGACGCGGTGCGAGCCGGGTTGCCGTTCACGCTCGCCTCGGTCATCGTCGGTGTCCCAGCTGAACACCACGCCCGTCTGATCGAACTCGCCACCAGCGGAATGAGCCGGGCGGAACTGCGGCAGGAGGTCGAGCAGCTCGGCAAGGCCAGCCGGAAAGGGGAAACCTCCCCAGCCCTAGAAACGGGTCGCAAGCTTGCCAACCGCCATTTCATGAGCCGCCTCTCGCCAGAGGACCGGAAGGCAGTCGAACGCTGGTTAGCAAAGATGCCCCCCGTGCTCCGCGGATCAGCTGAAGAGGGGGGTTGA
- a CDS encoding ParA family protein has protein sequence MITLTVFNHAGGAGKTSLTRDVGYELARSSLRVLLIDLDPQANLTTWLGVEDATREETVYPTAVDGAPLPHPREVHGLHLIPSHVGLAIAERQMNNRVGAEGRLRRALTQVHNQYDVVLIDSPPSLGHLAILGALAADRMVVPVPTRKKGLDALPGLFDAFAEYREVRPDLTVALYVPTFYDARRLHDREALAELQAKLRPLARPVPQREAVWLDSTAQGAPVGVYAPGSPVHGDVVRMTEDVAQAAGLRYEVRA, from the coding sequence ATGATCACCCTGACCGTGTTCAATCATGCGGGCGGAGCGGGAAAGACGTCCCTGACCCGCGACGTGGGCTACGAGCTCGCCCGCTCCAGCCTGCGCGTCCTGCTGATCGACCTCGACCCCCAGGCCAATCTCACGACGTGGCTGGGAGTCGAGGACGCCACCCGGGAGGAGACGGTCTACCCCACCGCGGTGGACGGCGCACCTCTCCCCCACCCCCGCGAGGTGCATGGTCTGCACCTCATCCCCTCCCACGTCGGCCTCGCCATCGCCGAGCGGCAGATGAACAACCGGGTGGGCGCTGAGGGTCGCCTGCGCCGGGCGCTCACACAGGTGCACAATCAGTACGACGTGGTCCTGATCGACAGCCCCCCCTCCCTCGGGCACCTCGCCATCCTCGGCGCCCTGGCCGCAGACCGCATGGTCGTCCCGGTGCCCACCCGGAAGAAAGGCCTGGACGCCCTGCCCGGACTGTTCGACGCCTTCGCGGAATACCGGGAGGTGAGGCCGGACCTGACGGTCGCCCTCTACGTCCCGACCTTCTACGACGCCCGCCGCCTGCACGACCGCGAGGCCCTGGCAGAGTTGCAGGCCAAGCTCCGCCCACTCGCCCGCCCGGTGCCCCAGCGGGAGGCCGTGTGGCTCGACAGCACCGCCCAGGGAGCGCCGGTGGGCGTCTACGCGCCGGGCTCCCCGGTCCACGGTGACGTGGTCCGCATGACCGAGGACGTGGCGCAGGCGGCCGGTCTCCGGTACGAGGTGCGGGCATGA
- a CDS encoding IS3 family transposase: MRQHRACELVGLPRSSLSYRPHPRHDERLRERIRTLAREHPRWGCRRVHATLRREDMQVNRKTVHRLWKSESLALPTRRKVRKIRTGQHVPLRAEQPNQVWTYDFIFDQTLGGQTLKILTLTDEFTRQSLALRCGTAFTSADVKAVLVEVMRERGVPAFIRSDNGPEFIAHDLKVWLAVQEVGTRYIDPGKPWQNGVAESFHARLRDELLNVEVFHSARHAQVLLDGWRSFYNTARPHSSLAYLTPDEFAQRWAQPTAPPVVVHSP, translated from the coding sequence ATCCGACAGCACCGAGCCTGCGAACTGGTGGGGCTGCCCCGCTCGTCGCTGTCCTACCGCCCCCATCCCCGGCATGACGAGCGGCTCCGGGAACGAATCAGAACGCTGGCCCGCGAGCATCCCCGCTGGGGATGCCGTCGTGTCCACGCCACGCTGCGTCGGGAAGACATGCAGGTGAACCGGAAAACCGTCCATCGCCTCTGGAAGAGCGAGTCCCTCGCTCTTCCCACCCGTCGCAAGGTGAGAAAAATCCGCACCGGGCAGCACGTTCCCCTGCGAGCCGAGCAGCCAAATCAGGTGTGGACCTACGACTTTATCTTCGACCAGACGCTGGGAGGCCAAACCCTGAAAATCCTGACGCTCACCGATGAGTTCACCCGCCAATCCCTGGCGTTACGTTGTGGGACAGCTTTCACGTCCGCCGACGTGAAAGCTGTCCTGGTCGAGGTGATGCGAGAACGCGGCGTGCCCGCCTTTATCCGCAGCGACAACGGCCCCGAGTTCATCGCCCACGACCTCAAAGTTTGGCTCGCGGTGCAGGAGGTGGGTACCCGGTACATCGACCCTGGGAAACCCTGGCAAAACGGCGTGGCCGAGAGCTTCCATGCCCGTCTGCGTGACGAGCTGCTGAACGTCGAGGTCTTCCACTCGGCTCGGCACGCCCAGGTGCTGCTGGACGGTTGGCGCAGCTTCTACAACACCGCCCGGCCACACTCTTCGCTCGCATACCTCACCCCCGACGAGTTCGCCCAGCGGTGGGCCCAGCCCACCGCCCCGCCCGTCGTCGTACACTCTCCCTGA
- a CDS encoding IS110 family transposase, which yields MHVLGLDVGKDTVFAHLLLVDGAHHSLAAVPNTATGFDQLLRWAGKHRASPPEVHVVMEATGVYWENCAHHLHKQSCTVSVENPARIKYFARSTLRRGKNDAMDAEIIAQYGLKMQPKAWTPLSPALQELKLLIRERSALLVTLNAEQNRLHAMNHRTTASTTLVGLIQERVAFLKTQVEALETAMHGLVEPNPVLCEPLHLLMTIPGYGFLTAASVLAETDGFALIETGTQIAAYAGIAPAPFESGSSVQGRGRISKVGNAHLRRTAYLAASGAKHSKGRMGEFYRHLRAAGKPPKVALIALGRKLLRTGLAVVKSGQPYQEAYPRPQFLTS from the coding sequence ATGCACGTACTCGGCCTGGATGTCGGCAAGGACACTGTTTTCGCCCATCTCCTCCTGGTTGACGGGGCTCACCATTCATTGGCGGCGGTGCCCAACACTGCCACAGGCTTCGACCAACTCCTGCGCTGGGCGGGGAAGCATCGTGCTTCCCCGCCTGAGGTGCACGTGGTCATGGAAGCGACGGGGGTGTACTGGGAAAACTGCGCGCATCACCTTCACAAACAAAGCTGCACCGTCAGCGTCGAGAACCCAGCACGCATCAAGTATTTCGCCCGTTCCACGTTGCGCCGTGGGAAAAATGACGCGATGGACGCAGAAATCATCGCCCAGTACGGTTTGAAGATGCAGCCGAAGGCGTGGACGCCACTGAGTCCCGCTCTTCAGGAACTCAAGCTGTTAATCCGCGAACGGTCCGCGCTGCTGGTGACCCTGAATGCCGAGCAGAACCGGCTCCACGCGATGAACCACCGAACGACAGCGAGCACCACACTGGTTGGCCTGATCCAGGAACGCGTGGCGTTCCTGAAAACACAGGTCGAGGCCCTTGAAACGGCGATGCACGGGCTGGTCGAGCCCAATCCTGTTCTTTGCGAACCCCTTCACCTGTTGATGACCATCCCCGGGTACGGCTTCCTGACGGCGGCCAGCGTCCTGGCCGAGACCGACGGTTTTGCCCTTATTGAGACGGGGACGCAGATTGCCGCCTACGCGGGGATTGCACCGGCCCCCTTCGAGTCCGGCAGCAGCGTTCAGGGGCGTGGTCGAATCTCGAAGGTCGGCAACGCCCATCTCCGACGCACAGCGTACCTCGCGGCTTCGGGTGCCAAGCATTCCAAGGGGCGCATGGGGGAGTTCTACCGCCACCTGCGAGCTGCGGGGAAGCCGCCGAAGGTCGCCCTGATTGCTCTCGGACGGAAGTTATTGCGAACGGGTCTTGCGGTCGTGAAGTCTGGCCAACCCTATCAGGAAGCCTACCCACGACCCCAGTTCCTTACCTCTTGA
- a CDS encoding transposase, with product MKHKRFSEEQIIKLLQDAKKGEKPTLELCREAGCSTASFYTWKAKYGYGHGRRSPAAPSARTRERAPPQVGRSAAPGAGGHERDPGKKALTALERREAAQVLVRR from the coding sequence ATGAAGCACAAGCGGTTCAGCGAGGAACAGATCATCAAACTGCTCCAAGACGCCAAAAAAGGCGAAAAGCCCACCCTAGAGTTGTGCCGGGAGGCCGGATGCAGTACGGCCTCCTTTTACACCTGGAAGGCGAAATACGGCTACGGCCACGGTCGACGAAGCCCGGCGGCTCCGTCAGCTCGAACGCGAGAACGAGCGCCTCCTCAAGTCGGTCGGTCAGCAGCGCCTGGAGCTGGAGGGCATGAAAGAGATCCTGGCAAAAAAGCGCTGACGGCCCTTGAGCGCCGCGAGGCCGCGCAAGTTCTGGTCCGCAGATAG